The genomic DNA CTTTTAATTGCCATTTAATCTCTTCAGAAATGACCGATTGAAATTTGGTAACCATATCCGGATAAGGATGAGGGCCGATTGCAGATCCTATAATATAATGTGTATTTACTGGATTGTTGATCCAATCTCTAATGGCTTCGTTGGTAGCATCCTTCAAAGTTCGACTTCCTGAAAGTGCAGGGACAACGGTGGCTCCCAACATTTTCATTCTGGCAACATTTGGAGCTTGTCTTTTAATGTCAATTTCTCCCATGTATACAATACATTCCAACCCCATTAAAGCGCAAACGGTTGCAGTAGCAACACCGTGTTGTCCTGCTCCAGTTTCTGCGATAATACGATGTTTACCCAGACGTTTAGCCATGAGTATTTGACCAATAGTATTGTTTATTTTGTGTGCTCCGGTATGGTTAAGGTCTTCTCGTTTTAAATAAATTTTGGTATTATATTTTTCTGAAAGACGTTTCGCAAAATAGAGTGGGGAAGGACGCCCTACATAATCTTTTAAAAGTTGATCAAATTCTTTTTGAAACTCAGGTTCTGCCATCACTTTTAGATAGTTTTGGCGCAACTCTTCTACATTAGGATATAGCATTTCTGGAATATATGCGCCTCCAAATTCACCATAATACCCTTTTTCGTTTACGTTATAATTCATATTATCTTCTTTTTCGTCATTGCGAATTACGCTTTCGGGCGTAATGTGGCAATCTGTTTGTTTTATAGAAATTACTTTGGTCATTTGTCTTCGACTGTGCTCAGACGGACACTCTACATAATGACGTTATTTCTAAATTCTTTTAATTTCTCAATACTTTTTAATCCTGGCTCTATTTCAAATTTGCTGTTTACATCTAAAGCGTAGCAATATTTTGAAGCTTTACTTTGTTTGAATTTTTTAATGTCTTCAATTTGCTCTAATCCAATACCACCACTTAAAAAGAAAGGTTTTGTTGATGGGTACTGATTTAACACATCCCAATCGAATGTATAACCATTGCCTCCTGGTAATTTTCCTTTTGTATCAAATAAAAAATAATCACAAACATCTTCATAAGGTTTTATAACCTCAAAATTGAATTCGTCTTTGATAGAAAATACTTTGATTATCTCAACCAGAACTTGTTTCGGGTTCTTTTTGTGAGATGCTGAAACTAGTTCAGCATGATGGCGCAAAGCGTCACAGTATTCTGGTGTTTCTTTTCCGTGTAATTGCACTGCCTGAAGTTGATGTGTATTTATTTGTTCAATGACATCTTCCAAACTTTCATTAACAAAAACCCCTACTTTTTTAATAGATTCGGGCAATTCTGGAATATTACTGTTAAAATGTCTTGTAGATTTTTTATAAAATATAAACCCAAGATAGTCGGGTTGCAGATTTGCAACTTGAATTATATTGTCTTCATATTTCATTCCACAAACTTTCAGTTTCATCTCAGTTATCTTCGAAGGAGAGGGGGCTTTGTTTGTTTGTGATATTTTTTTTATTTCTTTTTTCATAAGAGTAAGTGTTCTCCTCCTTTGGAGGAGTTAGAGGAGGCTCTTTATAAATTGTTTGGCGCTTTCACCAGCATTATCTGTTTTCATAAAGTTTTCTCCTATTAAAAAGCCTTGATAACCAAAAGGTTTTAATTCTTTAATAGCTTCAATATTACTAATGCCACTTTCTGAAACTTTTACAAAATCGTTTGGAATAAGCTCACTTAATGTTTTGCTGGTTTCTAAACTAACGTCGAACGTTTTTAAGTTTCTATTATTCACACCTAGCATATCTAATGAAGGCATTACAGATTTATGAAGTTCTTCTTCGTTATGAACTTCTAATAAAACATCCAAATTCAGGCTTTTTGCAAATTCTGAAAATTGTTTGATTTCTTCTCGGGTTAAAATAGCTGCTATTAACAAAATAACATCTGCTCCATATGCTTTGGCTTCCAGCAATTGGTATTCGTCTATAATAAACTCTTTGCGAAGTAATGGTAAATTACAACTTGCTCTGGCAAGCAATAGGTCGTCTAATGATCCTCCAAAATATTTTCCATCAGTTAAAACAGACATCCCACAAACACCGGCATCTTCATAGCCTTTTGCTACATCTTGAACGTTTAAGCTTTGATTTATTACTGATTTTGATGGTGAACGCCTTTTGTGTTCAGCAATAATACCCGATTCACTTTGTCGTAAGCTATTTGCGAGAGAAACGGTTTTTCTTTCAAACAAAACAGATTGTTCTAATTGCGTTACTGGAATTAGGTTTTTACGAAGAGCAACTTCCTCGTGTTTATCTTTTACTATTTTATCTAGTATGGTCATTTTTTAGTGTTCAGTGTTCAGTGTTCAATGTTCAGTTGGCAATATTCAGTATTTAGTGGGCAGACTGCTTACTGCCACTGCATACTGTTAACTATCATTTACTCATTTTTATTAATGTATCTAAACTTGCTTTTGCTTTTCCAGAAAGTAACGATTCTTTTGCTTGCTCGAACCCTTCCTTGTGACTAATTTGTTTTGTGGTTGCTATAGCTAAACCAGCATTGGCACAGACCACATTATTTTGGGATTCGGTACCTTTTCCTTGGATTACATTCATAAATATTTTAGCTGCATCTTCTACCGTATTTCCTCCAAAAATAGATTCTTGAGAAATAGCTGAAATTCCTAAATCTTCTGGAGAAAACATAGTTTCAGAATTATTAGAGATAACCTTTGTATTTCCAGTTAGGGAAATCTCATCATAACCATCTAGAGCATGAACAATACTATAATTTTTGTCTGTATTTTGATATAAATAGCCATATAAACGTAAGAGTTCTAAATTGAACACTCCTACCATTTGATTTTTAGGAAAAGAAGGATTTACCATTGGTCCCAACATGTTAAAAAATGTTTTTACACCTAATTCACGACGAATAGGTGCTACATTTTTCATTGCAGGGTGGAATAATGGCGCATGTAAAACACAAATACCAGCCTTATCAATGGATCGTTTTAAGAAATCTTCATCATTAGAAAATGTAATACCTAAATACTCCATAACGTTTGAAGATCCACAAGCAGAAGACACTCCATAGTTACCGTGTTTGGCGACTTTAATACCGGCTCCAGCTGATACGAAAGACGATAGGGTAGAGATATTAAAGGTGTCTTTTCCGTCTCCACCAGTTCCACATAAATCAATGGCATTAAAATCTTTTAAGTCTATGGCAATACATAATTCTAAAAGAGCATCTCTAAAACCGCGCAATTCTTCCAGTGTAATGCTGCGCATCATAAAAACTGTAAGAAAAGAAGCGATCTGACTTTGGTTATACATACCATTGGATATGTTTACCAATACTTGTTTTGCTTCTTCACTTGAGATACTTTCGTGATTTATAAGTCTGTTTAATAAATTCTTCATTTTTTTCTCTTTTTTATTTGTTCATTTTGTCTTGATACAAAATGAACCAAAAAATCATATCAAAATTAGGAAATTGCTAAAGCACCATTCACTTTCGGAATTACGTGCTTGAAGCTTTGCTTCGCATCTCCATTCCTTCGTTCATTATTTCTGAATTTTGATGATTCCGACTGCGTCGGAAATCCAAGTTCAATTCAAATTTTATTGTTCAATTTTTAATTATAGTTTTTTCAATCGAGTAAGCACTGCTTACTGCTACTGTTTACTGTCAACTAGCTATTAAGCCAGTTTTCTAATATTTTTTTGCCATTTGGTGTTAATACAGATTCTGGATGATATTGTACGCCTTTTACATCGTAAACTTTATGACGTAGAGACATGACTTGTCCGTTTTCATCAAATGACGTGGCTTCCAAACTATCAGGTAAATCAGGATTCACAACCCAAGAATGGTACCTGCCAACTTCTATGTCTTTTTCTAAACCTTTAAAGATAGGTTCGTCATCGACACTAATAGTTACATTTGTTGAAACACCATGATAAACATCGTCTAAATTAATGAGTGATCCACCAAATACTTCACCAATAGCTTGTTGCCCTAAACAAACTCCTAAAATACTTTTAGTAGGGGCAAACCTTTCAATAATAGGTTTTAATAAACCTGCTTCATCTGGAATACCAGGTCCTGGTGATAATACGATCTTATCGAATGGTTCTACATCATCTAAAACCAATTTATCATTTCTAACAACAGTGACATCACAATTTAAGTCTTCTAAATAGTGAACTAAATTATATGTAAAACTGTCGTAATTATCTATAACTAATACTTTTATCATCTTTTTTGTCATTCCTTTGAAAGCAGGAATCTATTTTCTAGTTTAACTTTTTTCTTTGTTCATGTCAAAATAAGGAAATTGCTAAAGCCCCATTTGTTTTCGGAATGATGTGTTTAAAGCTTTGCTTTGCACCTCTATTCCCTCACTCATTATTTCTTGATTTTGACTTTTCCGACTATGTCAGAATTTTATATTATTTAATTTACTCCTAACTCCTAACTCCTAACTCCTAACTCCTAACTCCTAACTCCTAACTCCTAACTCCTAACTCCTAACTCCTAACTCCTAACTCCTCATATTTCTTCAGCCAATTCAATAGCTTTTGTTAATGCACCTAACTTATTGTACACTTCTTGTAATTCGTTTTCTGAATTAGATTTTGAAACTAATCCTGCTCCCGCTTGCCAATGTAGTTTATGGTTTTTGCTTAAAAAGGTTCTAATCATAATGGCATGATTAAAATTGCCTTCAAAGTCCATAAAACCAATAGCCCCACCGTAAAAAGAACGACTCGTTTTTTCGTATTGTTCAATAAGCTGCATGGCTCTGTGCTTAGGTGCACCACTTAATGTACCTGCAGGAAATGTATCTGCAACCACTTGCATAGTCGATGTGTTTTTGTGTTTTTGACCTGTAACTTTGCTTACTAAATGAATAACGTGTGAGAAAAACTGAACTTCTCTATAAGTATCGACACTAACATGACTTCCATGTCTACTTAAATCATTTCTAGCTAAATCCACCAGCATAACATGTTCCGCATTTTCTTTATCGTCTTTTACCAGTTTTTTAGCTAATTCGGCATCTTGAGAATCATTTCCTGTGCGCTTAAATGTTCCTGCAATAGGGTGAATCTCAGCTTTACCTTCACTTACAATAAGTTGAGCTTCTGGCGAACTCCCAAAAATCTTAAAGTTTCCGTAATCAAAATAAAATAGATAAGGAGAAGGGTTTATACTTCGTAAAGCACGGTATACATTAAACTCGTCACCTTTAAATTCCTGTGCAAAGCTTTTTGATAAGACCAATTGAAATACATCACCTCGAGCACAGTGTTTTTTTGCTAATTCTACATGTGTTTTATACTCATCATCTGTTAAATTAGATGTGATATCTCCTTTTGAATGAAAGTCATATGATGCAAAGTTTTTGACCTTAATTAGGTGGTCTATCTCATCAATATTGTTTTCAGTATTATGACAATGTGCAAAAATATAGGCCTCGTTTTTATGATGATTTATAGCAATAATGTTTTGATAAACAGCATAATAAACATCAGGGATATGTGTTGAATTATCTTTTTTCGAAATGTCAACATCTTCAAAATAACGAACAGCATCATAAGCTATGTAACCAAAAATACCATTGTTTATAAATTTAAACTCGGTATCTGAATTAACATCAAATCGTTTTGTGAATTGATGAATTTCTTCTGAAACATCAATACTATCAGTTATTGTTTTCTCTAATGAACTTCCATCGGGAAACGTTTGATTAATCATTTCATTTTCAACCTTAATAGAAGCTATTGGGTTAAAGCAGATATAAGAAAAACTATTATCGTTTGCATGGTAATCGCTACTTTCAAGCAAAATACTATTAGGATATTTATCTCTAATTTTTAAGTAGATGCTTACTGGTGTAATCGTATCTGCTAGAATTTTTTTGTAATGTGTGTATAAATTATATGTTGTCATTATGCTGAATTTATTTCAGTAATTTTTTAATTAAAAAAAGGCTTGTCGTGAATGACAAGCCTTTTTTGATATTTTGAGTTTTAAATATACTAGGTTTCCTTCACGAACGTAAGTTTCTGAAGCTCCACCACCAAGTATTATTTAAAATTGTATTCATTTTTATTTTTTGTTGGTTCAAATATAGAAATGAAAATATAAATACACAATAGTTTAAAACATTTTTTATATAAAAGTTTGTTAAACTATAATATAGACACTGAAGTATTAATTAAATTTAAGCCTATGAAATTAAAACTATTAATCATTGCAATATTGATAATAACAAATTGCAAACATGAAAATAAAACTACTGACAAAAGCGTAGTTGTTGCTAAGAAAGAAATCAGTAATAATATTAATTCAAATGATATTGAATTAGAAGTTTATGATTATAATGGTTTTGAAAAATTCTTAAATAAGAAAGATGATAAGATATATGTTATCAACTTTTGGGCTACTTGGTGTGCCCCTTGTGTAAAAGAATTACCATATTTTGAAAAACTAAATTCGCAATATCGTAATAAAAATGTTGAAGTTATTTTGGTGAGTTTAGATTTTCCTCATTTATATGAGTCTAAGCTTAAGCCGTTTATTAAAGAAAGAAAATTGGAATCTAAAGTGGTTGCTTTAGATGATCCGGATATGGACACCTGGATCCCAAAAGTAAGTAAAGATTGGTCTGGTGCCATACCAGCAACAATTATATACAGAAATGATGATCGTAAATTTTTTGAAGGATCATTTACTTATGAGGAATTAGAAACAGAAGTTAAATATTTTTTAAATTAATTATAAACTTTAAAGAGATGAAAAAAACAATTCAAATAATTTCAGGTGCACTTGTTGTACTTTTTATTAGTGCATTTGTAACGAATGAAACTAGTACTACGGGGAATGGGTACAAAATAGGTGATACAGCTGAAGATTTTTCACTTAAAAATGTGGATGGTAATATGGTATCATTATCAGATTATAAAGACGCTAAAGGTTTCATTGTAACATTTACTTGCAATACGTGCCCGTATGCTGTTATGTATGAAGATAGACTCATTGCTTTAAATGACAAATATGCTTCAAGAGGATATCCTGTCATTGCCATTATGCCCAATAATACGGATGTAAAACCAGGAGATAATCTGGAAGCTATGAAAGCTCGTGCAAAGAGTAAAGGATTTACTTTTCCATATTTAATTGATGAGGGGCAAAAAGTTTATCCTAAGTATGGAGCTACTAAAACACCTCATGTGTTTTTATTGCAAAAAACAGATGGCGGTAATGTTGTAAAATACATTGGAGCTATAGATGATAATTATAAAGATGCCTCGGCAGTAAAGACAAAATATGTGGAGAACGCAGTTGATGCCCTTTTAGAAGGAAAGGAAGTTAAACAGACAGAAACCAAAGCTATAGGTTGTTCTATTAAAGTCTAGAAATTTACCTAATGATTGTTTTTTTAGAAGTTATCAACCTTGTTAAAATGATAATTTAGGTATAACTAAATATTAACAAAAATCTGGAGTGTAATACTTCGGATTTTTTTTCGTCTATAATTTTAGATGTACTAATTTTGCACACATAATATTATATTAAACAAAAATGGAAGATTTAACACAAGAAGAATGGGCATCACAACTTGCTGATGACGATAACGCAATTGTATTAGATGTTAGAACGGATGCTGAAGTTGCTGATGGAATTATACCTAATGCTATACACATAGATATATATAAAGGGCAAGAGTTTATTTCAGAAATCGAAGATTTAGATAAGAGCAAGAATTATTATGTATATTGTCGTTCTGGTAACAGAAGTGGTCAAGCTTGTAACATCATGGAAGAATTAGGTTTTGAAAATGCTTATAATCTTGAAGGTGGTATTTTAGAATGGACAGGTGATTTGGTTGATTTAGATTGATTGCTTAAATGAGGCGGTTATTAATATTTTTATGCAGCTTATTTAGTGTATTTGCGACTAGTTGTAAAGAGTCATCGTCTAAAGGGATAGTAAAGGTTGTTTCTCCAAAAGTAGTGCGAACACTTTTAGCTGAAAATGCCATCCAACTTGTAGATGTTAGAACCCCAAAAGAATTTAATGAAGGGCATATAGAAGGGGCAAAAAATATAGATTTCTTATCAGATACTTTTGATTCGGAGATCAAAAAATTTGATAAGACAAAACCTATCATTTTGTACTGTAAATCTGGATATCGCAGTGCAAAAAGTGGTGAAAAATTACATCATGCTGGTTTTACAGAAATTTACGATTTAAAAGGCGGAATTGCCAAGTGGAAGAAAGAAGGCTTTGAAATCAAATTGTAAGTAAGGACTATTGAATTTACAATAATACATATTCTGTTTTTTTTAATCAATTAGCTCTTTCAACTACTTTTTGAGTATTTCACCTTTTTTCTTTTTAAATGAGAACTGGTTTTTTCTATCTTTATATAAAAGTTCGCTGTTTTAACAGTTAAACGGCTTCTTTTTAAGCTTTTAACTTCTAAATATTTATTTTAAAAAAGATGGAAAACGGTTACGTAATATTAGGCATAATTGCACTGCTATTCTTAAGTATGTATGGCTACTCATATTTATCGGTAGCTATGGAAAAAATGAAGCTTAAAAAAGAAAAGAAAATAGAAGCTCATAAAGAGGAATTAAGACGTCAACAGCGTCTTAAAAATCAAGAGATCAGAGATGAGAAATTTCGTAAGTTCAATAAACGAAAGGAAGAAATTAAGCATGAACTTATGTTGTTAGAGAAAATGAAAGAGAAGCAAAAAGCTGTTTAATAAAAAAATACCAACCCTATCTAAATAGAGTAATAAAAAGCCCTTTTGAATTCATATTCAAAAGGGCTTTTTTAATGAACTAACTTTTAGTTTAAACTTAAATTTAACGTAATATCGGTGTTTTAAAATCTGACAATCATCTGTTTAGTTGTTTTTCGTAAGGGTGCTATGTCATCCGAATACTAGAGGGTAAAATATATTTTAAACGTATAGCGTAACTATTGAGGAGGAATCCCATCCTTATGAGATGTCTCGTCGCTCATGCTTCGCTTAGTCGACATGACAAGCTTTTGAAAATCATTGATTTAATGATGAAACCGTTTTTATTAAAAATCAACAAATTACGTTTTTCGTGTCATAGAAATCAAGGTGACACAAGCGAAGACATTGGTAGATTTGGGGCTTAAAATGACGTCGCTCATGTTAATT from Flavivirga abyssicola includes the following:
- the trpB gene encoding tryptophan synthase subunit beta; its protein translation is MNYNVNEKGYYGEFGGAYIPEMLYPNVEELRQNYLKVMAEPEFQKEFDQLLKDYVGRPSPLYFAKRLSEKYNTKIYLKREDLNHTGAHKINNTIGQILMAKRLGKHRIIAETGAGQHGVATATVCALMGLECIVYMGEIDIKRQAPNVARMKMLGATVVPALSGSRTLKDATNEAIRDWINNPVNTHYIIGSAIGPHPYPDMVTKFQSVISEEIKWQLKEQEGRENPDYIVACIGGGSNAAGTYYHYLHEDDVNIIAVEAAGLGVDSGESAATSVLGKAGIIHGCKTLLMQTNDGQITEPYSISAGLDYPGVGPMHAHLCKTGRAEFMAITDDEAMKSGLELCKLEGIIPAIESSHALAIFEQKTFKPDDVVVVSLSGRGDKDLENYIEYFKI
- a CDS encoding phosphoribosylanthranilate isomerase, producing MKLKVCGMKYEDNIIQVANLQPDYLGFIFYKKSTRHFNSNIPELPESIKKVGVFVNESLEDVIEQINTHQLQAVQLHGKETPEYCDALRHHAELVSASHKKNPKQVLVEIIKVFSIKDEFNFEVIKPYEDVCDYFLFDTKGKLPGGNGYTFDWDVLNQYPSTKPFFLSGGIGLEQIEDIKKFKQSKASKYCYALDVNSKFEIEPGLKSIEKLKEFRNNVIM
- the trpC gene encoding indole-3-glycerol phosphate synthase TrpC, which gives rise to MTILDKIVKDKHEEVALRKNLIPVTQLEQSVLFERKTVSLANSLRQSESGIIAEHKRRSPSKSVINQSLNVQDVAKGYEDAGVCGMSVLTDGKYFGGSLDDLLLARASCNLPLLRKEFIIDEYQLLEAKAYGADVILLIAAILTREEIKQFSEFAKSLNLDVLLEVHNEEELHKSVMPSLDMLGVNNRNLKTFDVSLETSKTLSELIPNDFVKVSESGISNIEAIKELKPFGYQGFLIGENFMKTDNAGESAKQFIKSLL
- the trpD gene encoding anthranilate phosphoribosyltransferase, with product MKNLLNRLINHESISSEEAKQVLVNISNGMYNQSQIASFLTVFMMRSITLEELRGFRDALLELCIAIDLKDFNAIDLCGTGGDGKDTFNISTLSSFVSAGAGIKVAKHGNYGVSSACGSSNVMEYLGITFSNDEDFLKRSIDKAGICVLHAPLFHPAMKNVAPIRRELGVKTFFNMLGPMVNPSFPKNQMVGVFNLELLRLYGYLYQNTDKNYSIVHALDGYDEISLTGNTKVISNNSETMFSPEDLGISAISQESIFGGNTVEDAAKIFMNVIQGKGTESQNNVVCANAGLAIATTKQISHKEGFEQAKESLLSGKAKASLDTLIKMSK
- a CDS encoding anthranilate synthase component II — translated: MIKVLVIDNYDSFTYNLVHYLEDLNCDVTVVRNDKLVLDDVEPFDKIVLSPGPGIPDEAGLLKPIIERFAPTKSILGVCLGQQAIGEVFGGSLINLDDVYHGVSTNVTISVDDEPIFKGLEKDIEVGRYHSWVVNPDLPDSLEATSFDENGQVMSLRHKVYDVKGVQYHPESVLTPNGKKILENWLNS
- a CDS encoding anthranilate synthase component I family protein, coding for MTTYNLYTHYKKILADTITPVSIYLKIRDKYPNSILLESSDYHANDNSFSYICFNPIASIKVENEMINQTFPDGSSLEKTITDSIDVSEEIHQFTKRFDVNSDTEFKFINNGIFGYIAYDAVRYFEDVDISKKDNSTHIPDVYYAVYQNIIAINHHKNEAYIFAHCHNTENNIDEIDHLIKVKNFASYDFHSKGDITSNLTDDEYKTHVELAKKHCARGDVFQLVLSKSFAQEFKGDEFNVYRALRSINPSPYLFYFDYGNFKIFGSSPEAQLIVSEGKAEIHPIAGTFKRTGNDSQDAELAKKLVKDDKENAEHVMLVDLARNDLSRHGSHVSVDTYREVQFFSHVIHLVSKVTGQKHKNTSTMQVVADTFPAGTLSGAPKHRAMQLIEQYEKTSRSFYGGAIGFMDFEGNFNHAIMIRTFLSKNHKLHWQAGAGLVSKSNSENELQEVYNKLGALTKAIELAEEI
- a CDS encoding TlpA family protein disulfide reductase, whose product is MKLKLLIIAILIITNCKHENKTTDKSVVVAKKEISNNINSNDIELEVYDYNGFEKFLNKKDDKIYVINFWATWCAPCVKELPYFEKLNSQYRNKNVEVILVSLDFPHLYESKLKPFIKERKLESKVVALDDPDMDTWIPKVSKDWSGAIPATIIYRNDDRKFFEGSFTYEELETEVKYFLN
- a CDS encoding thioredoxin family protein, with product MKKTIQIISGALVVLFISAFVTNETSTTGNGYKIGDTAEDFSLKNVDGNMVSLSDYKDAKGFIVTFTCNTCPYAVMYEDRLIALNDKYASRGYPVIAIMPNNTDVKPGDNLEAMKARAKSKGFTFPYLIDEGQKVYPKYGATKTPHVFLLQKTDGGNVVKYIGAIDDNYKDASAVKTKYVENAVDALLEGKEVKQTETKAIGCSIKV
- a CDS encoding rhodanese-like domain-containing protein, producing the protein MEDLTQEEWASQLADDDNAIVLDVRTDAEVADGIIPNAIHIDIYKGQEFISEIEDLDKSKNYYVYCRSGNRSGQACNIMEELGFENAYNLEGGILEWTGDLVDLD
- a CDS encoding rhodanese-like domain-containing protein; the encoded protein is MRRLLIFLCSLFSVFATSCKESSSKGIVKVVSPKVVRTLLAENAIQLVDVRTPKEFNEGHIEGAKNIDFLSDTFDSEIKKFDKTKPIILYCKSGYRSAKSGEKLHHAGFTEIYDLKGGIAKWKKEGFEIKL